Genomic window (Arctopsyche grandis isolate Sample6627 chromosome 5, ASM5162203v2, whole genome shotgun sequence):
aaaggacGATAATGCTCGTCATTTTAATACAATCCACAACAATAGCTCGAATTGGTATGAAGTcggttaaaatattcaattcacaACACTTTACTGTGGATTGTGAATGCATATaattatcatcattatcatcatagTCAGTGTTGCGCCATCCATTGCGTTTAATCGTCAAATCTCGTCTATGCTTACCTATGTAACCTTTCTATTTGCCAAATTTACCATTGGACGTTGTGCCCCACATTGTCTATAGATCTTTCCAGTTTGATCTTTACTTTCTTCTGCATCCCATTAGGAACAAGATGAGCACTTTATTTGTTCATCtgcttttatacatatgtttcgctCGTTCGATTATGTCGGCCATCACATtccgatatcatttttttaaagccagtttatgtattgtatattaagtaatttaaagtttttttttaccattaaaaaccaaatattatacatatatattgtacatatatgggaGTTGATCGAGGTGAATGAATATGGATACCTTCATTAATTATTAGCAATGTGACAATACCAATACCATCATGGATGCCATAAAGacgcaaatatatgtatgcattattcACACTAGCAATTGATTAATATGCcatagtgatttttttacacatacacTTTGGAAAAAATTCGTttagacattttttttagaCATATGTACACTTTGAAGTGAGTAAAACGAGTATGAATACGTACGTAAATAAATTGTGagtaatacaaacaaaaaacgTTAATATATTCGTGTATcaccttcatatacatatatatgtatatcagtggcggacggtgggtgttaataccgggtgtgctgtgtatgccgtagggcgtagggtataaaattagcaattaaaaaaaaatactcgttttgcattacaaaaatgtttaatttattagttatttatacataagttcaatgcgacgtttctgagacataaacttttcaatcacgtctgcatagaatgtgtctttctgttttaattccaccaataactttttttctattgaaattaagctaaggccacataatctatcttgaccttgcgtacctctatagcaagtttttattcttttcagcgccgaaaaagaccgttctgctgaagctgtactgcttggtatcgttaatattaattctcccagcttaaacacctctttaaaaccagattcgaggttattttttgtcatgaattgtattaattcatgaacaggtttctctgaaaattcagagctggaatatagcacaatgagttcgtttttcaatcgaatataatcaaacagtgatccataaaaatcttttaatttattaattaaaacatttggaaaattttctttatattcgtcatatttatcattacaaagaaggtggaaatattctaatttggaaagtgaagaatatctacattcgacttgtgcgattatgctatcaactattttgaaatataattgacgaaatgaagttttatcttctacttctgaataattttttaatctttgtggccacgatcatgatcatcatttttttcatttaaataattattccataacatttcaaaattattatacctttcgtatttcagttgctgcaaaacatcattaatttttttacaacaatataaaacgtccgaagatttagattgaagaatgttatacaaaacatcagttattccaaacagttttgaaaaaaattgaagaagtttaattgtttgaaaatcctctaaaaagcctaaaaaccctcgtgcttttataacagtatctgtgtcccataattcacaattttctataacatgtcgaaaaaaaatatgtaaattgacttctgtattgttgtactgtgctacttaaacgagatgtaaaattccaccttgtgggtgctacagagggaagtctttttgtcacaaattcctgtaaagcgaatactcttttggaagattttgaaaagtatgtagacaatccatttaaagtttgaaaaaatgatttactttctttaatatcagaaagaccttgctgcaatactaaattcaatacatgagcataacagtgtgtaaaaagagcaaaaggataagcattgaggactttggattgcaaaccatttacgtgtccactcattacacttgctccatcataagtctgtccaaccaatttgtcttgaattttaaattcttcaactatgttcaccattagaatagaccattagatgttttatcagcactaacgtctgtaaaactaataaaccgttcatgtacattgcctttacatacaaaacgtaaaactgttgagagctgtgattttgtcattatatctgaagtttcatcgagaataatagcaacaaaacttgctgactctacttcattttttatatgaactttaataacatgagagattgcttcgattatgtcattttgtatacttggagaagtaccacgaaaggtagtagcagtatttagagtatctaaaacagaatcatattctcgaagagcatttagatattcaatgtaattgcctttgtttacggaattacatgactcgtcgtgacctcgcagggacagttcttgttttcctagatagattattgcgttaataattcgttttaaaacatctctatttttatttacttgttcattatgtcgacttatttcggctttacgttgactgtcaattaatacgtcgattcgttgtttgccaaacatttgtatggaaagaaatgattgaacgtgtgcctgcgatcctttgtgtttcttcagtgctgctgtcaaatggttgagatcagcaaatccttctttgttccacacattaatatctttggagaacaataaacatggccagcagaaaagtttggatcgaatttcacagcctgtaatccatacgaattttttataatttgaaacgcaaaaatgtctagtgtaaacttttgttttttctttatgcaaactggataaatttggaagagacggacacggtttcccatctttaattatttttaattttatctcaaaacttctatttgaaaacggaatagttaaaatgtcttgaacactgttagccattattagttattagaggtaataatatgaccataaaaatacgaatgtgcgaaaaagtacgagaccacgtgccgcatcgcattcggtcaattgccgagtggtgcggtgcggtgcggtgcgatgcggtgcgcggtgctctgaagtcgtagcacaccgtacgtcttaatatcgcgaacaaacctatacaagcgaatatccgcctgcacactccaaccaaacccaccaatttgctgcacggcataggtattctctcgtcgcggcgcacaaactacatacacacatcacacaacacgctgcagactgcacaccacaccatacaccatacatttagcgcacgcggtaaatacaccatacacatcaatgcctgcttatacaacaacacattattttgtattaaaatactacttggttttcacgggtgtgcgccgcacacctagcacacacccaatatacgccactgatgtatatacatatgtacatacatcggtTAAATTTccagatattttaaaattattgaaacacatacaaatacatgcTATATATTACTTTTCGTTAAAACTTTGTCCATaagttattatttaattatttttaactagttgttttacccggcttcgctcagtatttgtaatataaacagcttaaacatggcgaatctaataatgaatattcatttgttatcGATGTTActaaccaacattacatacttatttagttaaaaagtctctttcgaaattatatattagatgtaatttCGATAGTTGACTTTTCATCATCAATCAACAATAAACAGAAAGGATTAAGCATTCATTGAAACCAAGCGATCCATCTAGATAATAGACacaaaagtaaataaaacaCGTAGGATTTTCACCACTCATAGCTTAGATAGTAGTTTTCCATTATGAATCTAGATGTCACTGCAAAAATGtctgtaaattttgaaatttatctataaaatttatttaattaatactattaatgaatacatattatacaaattttacttattttatgaaCCATTTTTAGAATAAGAATTTTCAAAGACGTTCAtagcattatgtatgtatgtgtgtacattctgctgatattaaattaaatttaaataatctaaatccattataaaattattttatccatCATGTCAACAATTAAATATAGGAATGACGACGTGAGTCACATTAACAATTTTTGATAAGTCTAGTCTTTGAAATGTCTATTTGCTTACAGTAAATTTTAACCATACGGATATTCTTGAATTAACGTCTGTGAATttgaagaatatatgtatgagtgTTTGTGCATTAgatattataattcaatattaaattttcattaaataaatatgtgtcaGCTAAGATAAACACAAATtcctttaaaaaatgtatatcttgctatattttatataaatattatatagctaaaaataaatgatgtaATAAACTGATTAACATCTATCTATAGATGTTTCataagtataaaatttaaattttcttcaatacaaTATGATAATCACTACAGATCGGCAGTGGCGTTTCCatttcccaggaaagagggttgactattgtcaattactgttGTCCTACAaaactagagagcaaaaaaaaaggttgacaatagaaaaTGACAATGTTGAACCcatttttttgtccaaataggAACCGACCGCCGTCCCTTAGTAATAACCAGAGATCGGCGCAGAAATGCGCCAGCACAGAAAAAATgggatccttttgtcaatttctattgtcaaccttttttttgctctctagagaggtTAACAATAATCCAATTTTTTTCTGTGCTGGCGCATTTCCGCACCGATCTCTggtaataactagtcaccggacccagtaggtgccgcgtattgttcaaaggttgtaaatgcattgttaaaggtttgccgaaccttttttacaaaggatttacaacaatggaacaatggatagcactgtgactatccggtgtctagtaatAACTTTATATCCgaatgaataatgaaaaaatatgtataactatgatatcaaaataaaaaaaaagaataaaaaactgtaatgaaatgtaatatgccataatatgtacctatttacatgtaaataaatgtgtcgCAATTATAAGACATTGATTACTTTTATCGTTGaccattaattgtttttttttcacacacCTATTAACTACCTGATTTTTAACACCaacaatatctatgtatgtgagTATACTAATTTGCACTCACCGAATTAAGTTTGAATGTTGTGTTTTATTCTACGAGAATTGATTTTTCTGTTTCTATTACACAGGCTTTAAATGTAgtgaatgaaaagaaaatatgtattatttttcgaaTGTAAGATATATTTTAGTATAGCATATATTTTAGTGGGGTTTAGTGTTGCTGTTATACAGTTTCTTACTGAATAaataatctagaaaaaaatttaagttcGCTAAACCAAAGTCAAAtatatcgtcatcatcatcaatcAATGATATTTGATGTATTATTCGTATAAAATTTTTGGTTTATATTGACTAATGAGACCATCTGTGACGTGGACCGTGTGGCCTAATGGATAAGGCGTCGGACTTCGGATCCGAAGATTGCAGGTTCGAGTCCT
Coding sequences:
- the LOC143911901 gene encoding zinc finger MYM-type protein 1-like; translated protein: MPCSKLVGLVGVCRRIFACIGCEIRSKLFCWPCLLFSKDINVWNKEGFADLNHLTAALKKHKGSQAHVQSFLSIQMFGKQRIDVLIDSQRKAEISRHNEQVNKNRDVLKRIINAIIYLGKQELSLRGHDESCNSVNKGNYIEYLNALREYDSVLDTLNTATTFRGTSPSIQNDIIEAISHVIKVHIKNEVESASFVAIILDETSDIMTKSQLSTVLRFVCKGNVHERFISFTDVSADKTSNGLF